In Chloroflexota bacterium, the sequence AGCAGGATGCCGCCCACGACGTTGTAGAGCAGCAGCCCGGCCCGCCCCCAGTTCACCGCGACCGAGAGATCGGTAGCAAGCTCGATGCGGGCAAGCTGCAGCGCCCAGCCCGGCAGCGGCGCAGCATGCTGGAGCAGCGCCCCGACCGTCGTCGGGGCGCTGCACATCACCATCAAGCCGCCGGCGATGGCCGTGTTCTTGAGGCCGTAGTGGCGGATCCGCAGCACATAGGCCAGCCCGATGGCCAGCCCCACATAGGACGTCGTTGGCGCGTGGATGACGACGCCCAGCCCGGCCACGATGCCGACCAGCGCATGCCGCTCGCGGAGGAAGGCGTAGAGCGCGCCAAGCTGGAATGGCAGGGCCAGGAAGGCTGGCGTCAGCTCGGCGGAGTGGAGAATCGGGCTGCCGACGGTCAGCATGCGGAACCCGGCCACGTAGAGCGCCAGGAACAGCACGGCGCTCAGACGGTCGCCGACGAGCCGCCGGGCGATCAGGTAGGCCAGTCCCAGGCTGGCGACGCTCGCCGGCACGAACAGGACGAACAGCGCCCACTCCAGCGGCAGCCAGGGCAGGGCCCCGATCGCCCCGGCGATGAAGCGATAGGTGTAGGCGGCTGGCGTGCCCTCGTGGAGGGCCTGGATGAACGGATCGTTCAGATAGAGGCGTGGATCGACGAACGACTTGAAGATCGGGATGTCCGACCAGCGCCCGCCCTCGAATCCGCGAAACAGCAGCGATCCCAGCGTCCCCAGGACGCCGGCCACGACCGCCTCGCACCAAGACTCCGACCCGGCGTCGCCACGGTCTCCCGAGGCCCGGCGCACACCGTCGTCCAGGCGCACACCGTCGTCCCAACGTGCTCTGTCATCCGGGCGCACACCGTCGTCCTGGCGCTCCCTGTCATCCTGAGCGGAGCGAAGGATCTCACCCACTGACGCGCCACCGCCGAGCACGAGCGGCGCCATGCCTGTTACCGACCGCCACTGCCCGCCCCGATCTCCACCTGTCCGATCTCCACCAGCGGCCCTCTGGTTGACAATTCACCGGTCGGCGTGAGCGCGCCGCCCCCCTGCTCGGTCCGGCTGACGCTCACCAGCAGCGGATAGCTGCCTGCCGCCGCTCCGGCCGCGATCGGGATGCTGATCCGCTGGGTAAACGGTCGGCCGGCCCGCCAGTCGCGGTCGTCGCCGGACGAGTCGCAGGCCGGCCCGCTGCCATCGCCGATGCGCGGCTCGCTGCCAAGCTGCACGTCGATGCGGTGGGTCTCCCGCGCCGAGACATGCGGCAGCCAGAAGAGATCGACCCGCACGACGCCGCCCGGACGAGGATCCTCGGCCAGCACCTGATAGCCCAGCAGGTCGATCTCGTCGCCGTAGCGGACGGTGAGCGGCGTCCCTTCGCGGGAGACCACGCCACGCGCCCACTCCCCGGGATCGAACGTCGGGCGGCTGGCCTGTTGCACGAAGGCGGCGGTCAGGTCTTCGGCGGCCCAGGTCGTCTGGCGGGCGCCGGGCTGGGCGCGGCCCCGCTCGAAGACACGAAGCTTCGGCTCGCCGGCCACGGTGATCCGCCCGATGGGGTGGTACTCGTTGTTGATGACGCGCTCCGGCGTGTCCAGCTCATCCTGCACGTTCTCGGCGATCAGGTAGTAGCGGGGGGTGGCGCTGCACCGCCAGACGCCACGGGTGTACCAGTACGTCACCTGCGGCTGCTCGTTCGAATCGTAGGTGCCACGCAGCGTCCCGTTGGCGTAGAGCGCGCCGACCGCCTTCCAGCCCGCCTGATACGGGAACCCGAAGCGCTCCTTGGTAGGCAGGCCACCGGGCGGTCGCCACGCCAGCGGGAGGCTCTCGACGCGGTTCTCGCGGACGACTTCGGCGGCAGTGCGGAGGTAGACCGGCACGAGGTACGCCCCGACCAGCGCGACGCCGCCGAGCAACCCGCCCAGCAGCAGGAAGCGCGGGAGCAGGCCGGTGAGGGCCTCCCCTGTTCCAAGGGTGACGGCCCGCCTGGATGCCAGTGCCGCCCAGGCCGTCGCGAAGCCCGCCGCCGCCAGCAACATCATCCCGCTGGTTGCGACGTGGACGTGCGTGCCCGGCTTCCGCGCCACGAACGCCGAGACGGCCAGCGGCAGCAGTGCCCAGACCAGCCCGAGCAGCCAGACCCTCGCCGGCGGCGTCCCCGACGGTCTCGCAATCAGCCCGCTGAGGCCCAGCAGCGCCAGCGCGGCCACCAGGAGCGGGAAGGCCGTCCCGAGATAGAGCGTGGCCGAAGCGACAATCGACCCGAGGTTGTTGCGGATGGCGCCCGCACCGACACGGTCGTTGACGCGATCCGTCACCAGGGAAAACAGCGGGCTGTCGACGTACGGCACGAAGAAGACGGCCAGGACAGCGAGTCCGGCCGCTGCGCCGTACAACCACGGGCGCAGTGCGTCGATGTCGAGCAGGCCGCGCCAGCCGGTGCGCCAGAGCACGACGACGGCGATGGCCGGCAGCACGAAGAGGGCGTCGTAGTGCGCGAGCACACCGGCCCCCGCCAGCGCCCCCGCCAGCAGCGGCCAGACGCGGCTGCCGCCTCGGCTCCAGAGCACGGCGCACAGCAGCGCGAGCATCCCGAGCAGCAGCACCAACGACTGGTACTGCGTGATCCGCGAGAACGCCACGAAGTAGCCGTTGACGGCGATCAGCAGGCCGGCCGCCACGCCGCCGGCCTCGCCGAGCAGGCGGCGGGCGACCAGCGAGAATGCCAGCGCGCCGACGATCCCCGCCAGGGCGTATGGCAGGCGAGCAGCATCCTCGCTCAGGATCTGGGCCAGCCCGTAGGGCAACGCCAGCACCACGATCTCGCCCGGCCCCTTGCCATGATAGAAGAGGGCGTCCGAAAACCCCTGGATCACGCCCGTGGCCCGGAGCACCATCTCCGTCTCGTCGCCCTGAAGCTCGGAGTAGCCCAGGCCGGGCAGGCGCGCCGCCGCCGCCGCCAGCAGCACCAGCAGCGCGCCGCGCGTTGCCCACGGCGACCCCAGGCGTGGCGGACGCCAGGTGTTGCTGCGCTGGAACGCGAACGTCGCCAGGCCGAGCGAGAGCAGGGCCGTCCACAGCACGACGGCGATCGGACCTGTCGGGCCGGGCAGCAGCGACAGCACGACACCGCCCACCACCAGCACCAGCAGCCCCAGCCCGAACGCCAGCGTCAGCCACTCGACGAGATCGACCTCGTCCGTGGGGACCAGGATGAACGCCAGCAGCGCGCCCGGCACGACCGCCACGTGCAGCAACGCCGCCAGCATCTTCGGAAGCGGCTCGGGGAGGGCGGCAGCGGCGATGGCCGACATCGCGCTGAGGTTCAACAGCACAATGACCGCCATGATGCCAACGTACCCCGGAGCGGCCCGTCGGGCTGGCGGCCGACCGAGCTGCCTCCAGGCGTCCAGGACGCTGAGGTCTTGACTGGCGGGAGCCTCGGGACGTTGGATCATGCGAGCCGTATTCTACGGCGGTTCTGGGTTCCAGGTTCTGGGTTTCGGGAGATTCCCCCAGAAACCTAGAACCTGGAACCCGGCTGCCGCCTTCCTTGTGTCAACCGGCGCGCGCCCGGTAGACTACGGCCCGGCCGGGCGAGCCCATTCGCAGCCCGGCTGCCACATCGCCCTCGTGTTGCAGGGCGCGGTGTTCCCTGAGGGAGAAGCTCTCGTTGGCCACTGCCCACTGGCCGCTGGCAGCCAAGCGGGCAGCCGCCCGGAGTGACTGGCTTCTCGTCGGCGCTATCGTCATCTACCTGTGTGCGAACCTCCCGTACCTCGTCTCCTGGCCGGCGGTCAACGGCGACGAAGGTCGCGAGGCTAACGCCTTCTGGGTCGCCAGCGGCGTCGATCCGTCCGCCCAGACGCTGGACCCGGTCTTCAAGCACGATCCGCTCTATAAGGGCGGCCTGCAGCAGTTTACGGTCGGCCTGAGCTTCCGGGTGTTCGGGCTGGGGCTGTGGCAAGGGCGGCTCGTCCACCTGATCTGGGGCGGCTTGCTGCTCATCGCCGTGTTCCTGGCCGGCCGACGCCTCTACGGCCCGACCGCCGGCGCGGTCGCGGTCCTCTTCCTGGCCCTCTCTCAACCGTGGCTGGTCTCGGCCCACATCATCCGCCCCGACATCGTCGTGGCGACGCTGACGATGGCGGCCGTCTACTGTGCGCTGCGCAACGTGCAGGACGGGGGCCGGGGCTGGAGCCTGCTGGCCGGCCTGTTGATGGGCCTCTCGTTCGACGTCCACCCGAACTCGCTGGCGTTCATGCCGATGGTCGGGTTTGTATACCTGGCGAAGTACGGCTGGCGCGGGGTGCTGAAGCGGGATGCCTGGCTGTACGTCGCGGGGATCGGTCTGGGGGCGGTCTACTACATCGTGATCCGCATCGCGCCTGACCCGGTCCACTTTCTCGACGCGTTCCAGTACTGGATCGGGGTAGACAAGCGTCCGCCCGCCCTGGCGACGCGCGGCGGCTCGCCCCTCGACGCCGAGCTGGGCCGCTGGACCCAGTACCTCGGCCACCGCTGGATGGAGGGCGCGCTGCTCGGCCTCGGCGTGCTGACGGCGGCCATCCGGATGATCCGCCAGAAGCGGCTGGACCCGCTGCTCGTCGGCTGGCTCGTGTCGCTGGTCGTCTTCACCATCCTGGTCAGCAGCAAGACCGAGTTCTACATGATCCTCTTCTTCCCGATGCTGATCCTGATGGTGGCGGCCGCTATCGGGGACGTCTTCGAGCACCTGGGCGGCTCGCGGGTCGTCGCGTCGGCGCTGGTGGTGCTGCTGGCCGTGGGCGTGATGGGCTTCGAGGACAACTTTCGCGACATCACGCAGGCGGCCAGCAACTTCGAGGAGCGGAACTACTACTCGCTCACCGGCGAGATTCAGGCGGTGATCCCGCCGGGCTCACGTGTGATCGCGCCGCCGCTCTTCTGGATCGGGCTGTCGCGGCCGCCGTACTACCTGGACTTCGTGGACTTCTACGTCTGGGAGCGGAGCCGCCGCGAGCAGCAGGTCAACTGGGCGCAATTTGTGAGCCAGATCAACCCCGAGTACGTGATACTCGACTCCAAGGCAAAATCGGACGTGACGAACAACAACGCGCGGTTCATGGAAGCGAACGCCGATCTCGTGGCATCGTTCCGCCACGTCAACTACACCCGAGTCGAGGTCTGGAAGATGCGCGGAGCGGCCCGATGAGCTCTGGCACCCTCGAACGGATCGGCCCGCTGGCGGGCGCATCCCGCGGTACGGCGGCGACCGTCCGCGCGCAGACGACAGCGCGGACCCGCGCGCTGGTGATCGCCAGCGCCGTCGTCCTCTTCCTGGTCGCGCTGTACCCGCGCATGATCAACCTGACCGGGTACCTGACCACGGACGAAGGCAACTGGATGGGCCGAACGGCGCTGTTCACGCGCGGCCTGACCCAGAACATCCCCACCGACACCTACCAGAGCGGCCACCCCGGCGTCATGACGATGTGGTCGTCGTTGATCGGGATGGGGCCGGCGCGCGCCCTGGCCCTCGTCGAGTACGTGCGTCCCGACGGCCTCGAGAAGGCCCCGAACTACCTGGAGACGCTCCACCTGGCCCGCCGCACGTTCGCCGTGCTGACCTCCTTCGGCGTCGTGGTGATCGCGCTGCTCTCGTGGCGGCTGTTCGGCGCGGGTGTCGGGCTGATCGCCGGCGTCCTGCTGGCGCTGGAGCCGTTCTTCCTGGCGCACTCGGTGGTGGCGCATGTTGACAGCAACATCACCACCTGGATGACGGTCTGCATCTTCTCGGCGATGATCTACTTCTGGGCGGGCGGCTCCATCAGCTTCCTGATCCTGTCTGGCGTCGCCGCTGGCCTCGCGTTCTTGAGCAAAGCGCCGTCCGCGTTCCTGCCGATCTTCGTGCCGATCATCGCCCTCGGCTCGATGATCGCGCGGAAGCAGCTTGGCAACGGCCCGGCCTGGGTGCGCCTCGTGCGCGACGGGCTGGCCTGGGGTGTCCTGGCGCTGGTCGTGGCGATGCTGCTCTGGCCGTCGTTCAGGACGGACCCTATCGGCACGCTGCGCCAGATGATCGACTACACCGAGACCGTCGGCGGCTCGGACCACGAGAACTTCTTCATGGGCCAGCCGGTCGGCGATCCCGGCCCGCTCTACTACGTGGTCGCGCTGGCGTTCCG encodes:
- a CDS encoding glycosyltransferase family 39 protein translates to MIQRPEAPASQDLSVLDAWRQLGRPPARRAAPGYVGIMAVIVLLNLSAMSAIAAAALPEPLPKMLAALLHVAVVPGALLAFILVPTDEVDLVEWLTLAFGLGLLVLVVGGVVLSLLPGPTGPIAVVLWTALLSLGLATFAFQRSNTWRPPRLGSPWATRGALLVLLAAAAARLPGLGYSELQGDETEMVLRATGVIQGFSDALFYHGKGPGEIVVLALPYGLAQILSEDAARLPYALAGIVGALAFSLVARRLLGEAGGVAAGLLIAVNGYFVAFSRITQYQSLVLLLGMLALLCAVLWSRGGSRVWPLLAGALAGAGVLAHYDALFVLPAIAVVVLWRTGWRGLLDIDALRPWLYGAAAGLAVLAVFFVPYVDSPLFSLVTDRVNDRVGAGAIRNNLGSIVASATLYLGTAFPLLVAALALLGLSGLIARPSGTPPARVWLLGLVWALLPLAVSAFVARKPGTHVHVATSGMMLLAAAGFATAWAALASRRAVTLGTGEALTGLLPRFLLLGGLLGGVALVGAYLVPVYLRTAAEVVRENRVESLPLAWRPPGGLPTKERFGFPYQAGWKAVGALYANGTLRGTYDSNEQPQVTYWYTRGVWRCSATPRYYLIAENVQDELDTPERVINNEYHPIGRITVAGEPKLRVFERGRAQPGARQTTWAAEDLTAAFVQQASRPTFDPGEWARGVVSREGTPLTVRYGDEIDLLGYQVLAEDPRPGGVVRVDLFWLPHVSARETHRIDVQLGSEPRIGDGSGPACDSSGDDRDWRAGRPFTQRISIPIAAGAAAGSYPLLVSVSRTEQGGGALTPTGELSTRGPLVEIGQVEIGAGSGGR
- a CDS encoding glycosyltransferase family 39 protein; this encodes MATAHWPLAAKRAAARSDWLLVGAIVIYLCANLPYLVSWPAVNGDEGREANAFWVASGVDPSAQTLDPVFKHDPLYKGGLQQFTVGLSFRVFGLGLWQGRLVHLIWGGLLLIAVFLAGRRLYGPTAGAVAVLFLALSQPWLVSAHIIRPDIVVATLTMAAVYCALRNVQDGGRGWSLLAGLLMGLSFDVHPNSLAFMPMVGFVYLAKYGWRGVLKRDAWLYVAGIGLGAVYYIVIRIAPDPVHFLDAFQYWIGVDKRPPALATRGGSPLDAELGRWTQYLGHRWMEGALLGLGVLTAAIRMIRQKRLDPLLVGWLVSLVVFTILVSSKTEFYMILFFPMLILMVAAAIGDVFEHLGGSRVVASALVVLLAVGVMGFEDNFRDITQAASNFEERNYYSLTGEIQAVIPPGSRVIAPPLFWIGLSRPPYYLDFVDFYVWERSRREQQVNWAQFVSQINPEYVILDSKAKSDVTNNNARFMEANADLVASFRHVNYTRVEVWKMRGAAR